TCAGTTTCCATTAATACTTTCTAGGTCTTAGATGAGAATATTGATCTAGGTTTTGCAGAGCCAGGTGGTACCTCATTTACTTCTGTAGTTGAAGTGGTGTCAGTAGAGAGGAATGTAGACTCCGAATGCTCTCTGCTAGGTCAGAGATCTCTTCTTCTACCACCATCTCTCCTTAGAAAGTTTCTGAAATGCACTCAGGAAGCTCTGTCAAATCTAAGGGTAAAAAAATATACTAAGAGTAAACCTATAAAGGGTGTTTCTAATATGGATACTGGTTAGAAAGGAAAGGCTGGAGTAGGTGGTATTTCAGAAGCCAATCAGAATGATGGTTTAATTGAGGGGAGGAATGTAGGCTCACTAAGCTCACAGCTAGGCCAGAGATCCTCTTTTACTGTTTTTCTCTCATCTGATTTGGCTCCTGTAAAGCATCAAGTATGTCCAGGTGTTGTTGCTTCAGTTCAAATTTCTCCTCAGGATTTGGCTGTGGAATCTGAACTAGGTGGTACAATCGATACTCCTCAGGGGTTGTATGTTGCAAATAGGGGACCTGCTGAGATACAGTTAAGCCAGGCTCCTCCTGTTCCTTCTCCTGATAGAGAAGTTTCAGTAATGCATCTAGGTAGTCATAAAGATGGACTAGTGGATATTTCTAAAGTAGTTGTTGCTTCAGATACCAATTCCGAATGAAGATTGCTTCTTGGAATGTTTGTGGCCTTAACTATCCCATTAAACAGCATGATGTCAGATATTTTCTTAGACAAAATCAACTTGATGTAGTGGCTATATTGGAAACTAGGGTAAAGTTTGTTATGCTCCAATTATTCTCAAAAACAGTTTTAAGAGTTGGACTTCCATTTGCAATTATGGCAACCACTATAATGGAATAATTTGTCTCCTCTATAATCCCATCAATCACTGTTAGTCATCTCACAGTTGGAGATTAGTGGATTAGCTGCAATGTTCTTCACAAAGCAACATCGACTTTTTTCCAACTTACTATGGTTTATGGCAGCAATGATGCAGCTGAAAGGAATGCTCTTTGGGCAGGGCTTAGAGTTGCTAGTACTAATAATCCTTGACTTGTGCTAGGAGATTTTAATGTATGTTGTCAGATGCCTAGAAGGAAATTTAAGCCTTAATCCCCCTGTTCTGAAGGAGATGGTGGACTTTAGTTCTTGTTTGGCTTCTTGTCAACTGGTTGATATTGCTGGTACAGGTGCTGAAATGACATGGATTAACAAGTAAGAACCCTTGACTAGGATTTGGTCCAAATTAGATAGGGCTCTAGTTAATCAGCAGTGGCGGCTCTCTTCTTTCCCTTCCTCTGATGCTTTTACATGGAACCTAAGCTTTCTGACCACTCTCCTGTAGTAGTCCAGGTCAAGGAGGATATAAAAATTGGTAAAAGATTTAGCTTTCTGAATAGCTGGATTCATCACCCTAAATATGGTAATATTGTAAAAGAGGCTTGGAATTCTCATGTTGTAGGCAGTCCTATCTTTAGACTTTTTGCTAAACTGAAGAGGGTAAAACATGCTCTTGCCACTCTTCACAAGGATAACTATAGCAACTTTACTGGTTGTGTAAAGTAAGCTAAAGTGCAGCTTAAGACTTGTCAAGAAGAGTATTTAAAATATCCGTTTTCTTCTTATCTCATTCAATCTGAGAGAGACTGTCTGGCTAAGTATACAACTCTAACGAAAGCTGAGTTGGCTATGCTTTATCAAAGAGCTACGTTGACTCATATCCAATCTTCTGATACAAGTTCCAAATATTTTTTTTGCCAAGATTGCAGAAAGATAACACCATCAAACTATAGCAAATATTGAAGATAAAAATGGTACTCTTCATCAGGGGTTAGACAATACTAGTATGGCTGTCCAGAATTATTACACTGGGCTTCTTGGTCAGAAAGCTAATTTCCAGAGACTTGACATCAATTTCATTGGCCAGGGACCTTTTTTTTTGGGATTGATAAAGCCAACTTGATTAGAGAAATTTCTTCTTCTGAAATCAAAGCTTCCCTGTTTAGCATTGATTTCAATAGCAGTCCTGGGATTGATGCCTTTTCTTCAGGTTTCTTTACATCATCCTGGGATATTATAGAAAGGGATTTATATGCAGCTGTTTGCAGCTTCTTCAAATCTGGACGCATGGTTAAACAAGCAAATTGCACTCTTATTTCTCTTATCCCAAAAAAATCTATTGTTGCTTCTGTTCTGGACTACAAGCCCATCTCATGTTGTACTGTTTTCTACAAAATAGTTAGAAAAAATCTCTCTAACAGGATCTAAACTATCTTGCCTTCTCTTGTGGGCGAAGAACAAGCTGCTTTTGTCAAATGAAGGAATATTTTTGAGAACATAATGTTGTCTCAGGTTTTGGTTAAAGGATATAATAGGAAGGTTATATCTCCAAGATGCCTTGTCAAAGTGGATATAAATAAGGCGTTTGATTCTTTTCAATGAGATTTCTTGTCTCAAATGCTTGATTGTCTGAGATTTCCTCCTATTTTTTCCAAATGGTTAATGGGGGTGTGTCACTAATACTTGGTATTCCTTCAAAATCAATGGAGGGATAGCTGGGGATCCCTTGTCCCCATATCTCTTTGTGCTTAGCATAGAGTTTATCTCCAGATATCTTAGAGTTCTTTGCTCTAAATAGAATGTGTATTATTACCCCAAATGCAGCAATCTTAACCTTAATCACTTAATCTTTGCTAATAACTTGATGATTTTTGTCAAAGGGAATGTCCCATATGTTATTGCAGTTAAAGAGACCCTATCTGAATTTGCTCTGCTCTCTGGTCTTCATGCAAATGTTGTTAAAACCAACATTTATTTTGGGGGAGTTTCTTCTGAGGCTACTTCTGCTATTCTCCAAGCTACAGGGTTCTCTATGGGCCAGCTCCCATTCAAATATTTTGGTATTTCCCTATCCACCTCTAGAGTCTCAGTTTCTATATTTGATCCTTTGATAACTAAAATTCAGAAATCTGTTCTTCACTGGTCTTTTCATTCCTTGACTTATGGTGGAAAAATCCAGCTTCTCAACTCAGTTGTTTTTGGGATTGATAATTACTGGTGTGTAAGTATTCTTCTCCCCTCTGAAATCATTAAGCAAATTAACTAACTATGCAGTCAATTCTTCTGGGGTATCTgtgaaacagggagaaaaatggTCTTCAAAAGTTGGAAGAGCATTTGTTCTCCTTGGACAGGTGGAGGCTTTAACATTAAAGATCTTAAGTCATGAAATAAAGCTTTCCTCCTAAAATGGGTCAGCTAGCTTACATTCCCTGCTTCAGGATTATAGGCCAAGTGGCAGCAGGCTTATGTACTGAAACAACAGACATATTGTCTTTACAGGCTAAGGACTATTTTTCTGCTAGTATAAAGGAATTCTAGCAGCTCGAGATTATCTTGTTGAGGTTGTAGGCTCTGTTCAGAATGCTTAAACATTATTGAAGAGCTGGGTTTCTAGTTCTCATTTCCATCTTAAAGCAGCCTATGGTTTTTTAGGGCAGCTCCTGTTAAAGGAGTTTGGAATAAGGGACTTTCCACTACTTCTATTGTTCATAGTCATCGTATAACTTACTCTATGGTTGTTCAATGAAACTTGCTACCCAAGATAACATTCAGAAGCGAGGGTTTCAATTTGCTAGCAGATGCTGTTTATGTGAAACACATGTGGATGATCATGACCATCTCTTCTTCTCCTGTTCCTTTTCTGCTAACATATGGGGCTCTATTCTGACATGGATGAACTTACCTAACATTACAGCACCATTATCTCACATCTTGGCATCTTGCCTCTTTGGAAAAAATAGGAAAGATTGGAAAACCAGCTGGTACTTTACCTCTATAGCAGCAGCTGTGAATCAGATTTGGTGGGAAAGGGATCTTAGAACTTTCTGTCAAAGAAAGAATGATGCAGTTGGAATTATATGAAAGATCAAGATTATTGTGTTGGCACGACTGCTAATGCAAGCACCTCAGACCAGCTTGAGTATTATTGTAAATCATTTAAACTCTTAATTAGTTGCTGAAGTTCTTGTAGTAATAGTTGATGATGTTTCCTAGTGGATAGTTTTTGCAAATGTAGTTTCATTCCTTTTTGAAATGAAATGAgaattttttgcaaaaaaaagaaaagaaaatattaataataacaagaataataataatagtaatagttgtatttcataataaaaaaagtaaaaagttaatagtttcctaattggtgtcttataaaccctaaacctaacctTTAAATACAAAGaaatctgaaaagtaattcataaaagaTAGAAGAAGAAGATTTAGGAGACGGAAGGAGCCTTGACCTCGCTAAATTAATTAAGGTAAGATCGTCGTATTTTATATCGTGCTATTCAATTAAGTTATCATATGAGCTCCGTATAGACCACCGTGACACACGCCATTGACTTTAGTAGTTGCCTTTGACCACCGTGATTCTAGTAAGGCTGCATTTGACCGTTGTTGACCATCATGGGTGGTGGATTGGGCATCTAAAAGGGTGGTTGTCGTGGGTATTTAAGGCGGATTTTAACCCATGTATGCATGACGGCTTGACCTAGGACTTGGGTGGTTGGTCTTGTCGATAGTGGGCGCTCCTAGGGGTGGTAACGAGGTGGTTgcaggtggtggttggtgcggTGGTGTCGAGATAATGGTTGTTGAGTGGTGTTTGTAACTGGTTTGAGTCGTGGGTTGTTTATACCTTGGCCGGGGTTGACCTGGGCTATCGTCGCAAGTGGtggaaccaccgtgggtcaagggagaccacggtgttAGCCACTGGTTGTCGTGGGGTTGTTAAGGGTGGTGTCGATATTGTTGGTGTCTGGTTTAAGGAGGGACAATAGGGCGTGGTTGTGTGGGTTGTAGGGGGCGGTTAGGCTGGTGGTTATGGGCTGGTTGGGTGCGTTGTGGTGCAAGATAATGGTAGCTTGGTTGGGTGGTGTCAGTGGTGGCTGGTGGTGACGGGTTTAGGCGGGTTTAAGGAGGGGTGTTGACATGGTTTAAACAGTGTATATGGAGGATTAAAGGGTTGGTTCTGACGGGTTTTAAAGGGGTGTTTAGGGCTTGTTTAGTTAAACGGGTTTTTGAATTATAATTTATACGAGAacataattaacgtaattaatttataattgatTGGATTAtttaaataaagtaaataatcaGTGATTGTAAATGTTATTGTATTTCCTAGGTGACGGACTTGTTGAAACGGGTTTATTGAAGAATACTTTTAAtagattgcgtaattggagtatttGTTTGCCAAGTAGGATAGTCTACTCAATTAATTGTGTAATTTGTGTTACTTATCATATGGTTATAATGTGAAGATATGGTTGATCGGTGATTGAGtttatattattaattaattgtgtGGTTTATGCATGTTCCCATGTTTATTTGTGAGAATGAGTTTATGAGAATTGAACGGTACCAGGCATAGTCTTTGGTGGATAATGTGAATGgttattggactgccccaggcttagtatCTGGTGGATCATGTGAGTGAATGATTGGAAGACCCCAGGCTTAGTCTTTGGTGGATAACGTAGACAGTTGAAATTGGGATATGGCATATTGACAGTTGTGAAATTATTATTGATTTGTTATTAtgatgtattttatcctactcaacctcgtggttgacagtgtattcgtgaacacttgtgatgaaccataacgggggagcagacttgacaggtacttGAATCAattgacttgggagcttatggggatgTATGAGGACTcagccagtctacctagaagtctagatcatatagtttattaatcactttatttcattccgctgcgagttgtagttaattttatattgagttttagtttggttaatttgtaataaacatgtaattgctaaattttatttaaagtactttggtttgttgtactttgttattcactacctcgggcaaccgagatggtaacgctctcatttacttggaaggcctagctaaaggctcctgaataaacgGGGCAAAGTGGTACCAGAGCAAaatgatcctcaggcctaaccaatgaattaaataatgaatttaggatgtgtctaataaaatgaacccgggtagaaacagTTAGGAGCCCTtttggcttaggatgagaaggtactCTCACTCCGAACCCCTTCCTTtctagttttgaaccggttaccttgagagaaattgaagagtggggtaatttaaaatgaatgttgtttATTTTATTAGGAGTCATTGTTTGCCTTTGATGAGTATTATTTTCATTGATGACcgaggttacggggacgtaactttgCTTTTAAGGGAAGTAGAACGTGATATTATATGATTTCAAACATTGGTATTGTTGAGTCCCCCGCAGCGGGCTTATAGAATTAGGTGCATGAAACCGGCCCACAAAAAAGTGAGGtttcatcctaaaaccaattggtaATAGGAAGAGTAGCCCACTTACTTATAAGCAATTTCCTTCACTATTATTATACTGAGGTGGGATAATACCCCTCACACACATATTGGAAGAGACCTCAACAATCTTCCCCTTTCACATGTGtgtgtgatacccgtcgttgtgagtaccaaaaataatatttataattcctattaaaactaacctaggctagtggtaacaggttcgaaccacaaggaggcgaatgtaattaataattgtctaattctagtctaaggtaacgaatgtgggggttgaattgatttggtctatagctaaaggcaataaactaaatagacggataaaacagataaaagaaggggtaccaggatggtcggttcactatagtttcggcggcagcatactaagtaggtttaaatcaaacacatgaggcgggaaaacaagaggtcctctcggtccactcttaacaaatagcatctttcgatctcgctacaagtctctaatatcactaatactgactctcgtcctgaaaagtgactaataatctaaactttacctatctttcgatctcagcatagtttagtcattttaattggtgatctaacaactttccctatctttcgatctaatgggtcagtcatatattaagcattcaactagtcgcatgcattcgattcgtcaaatacaacatttaaatcaattaaaacgaaggtaaacctcacgtggttagtcgatcgaccaggtatggcggtcgatcgactgacatgcgatttCAGGCCATATTAATTCTtatgccgcctacgctataattcccctacatcctagcacgaataaattagctactcatactaagaatgataacaacagtaagattggctaaataaactacagaattcatgattgATACGGTaagataaacaattaacataagatggcaattcggcttgggaaactgatctagcaattctataactATGAAAGAAAGCAAAATAACTTGAACAAAACAGGAGAGTACCGTGTGagttgcgaaggaaaagaacaaagccgaattaTCCAAGTGAATTGTGTTCAATCTCGAATTAatccttgaac
The Silene latifolia isolate original U9 population chromosome 11, ASM4854445v1, whole genome shotgun sequence genome window above contains:
- the LOC141614397 gene encoding uncharacterized protein LOC141614397, with amino-acid sequence MEPKLSDHSPVVVQVKEDIKIGKRFSFLNSWIHHPKYGNIVKEAWNSHVVGSPIFRLFAKLKRVKHALATLHKDNYSNFTGTFFFGIDKANLIREISSSEIKASLFSIDFNSSPGIDAFSSGFFTSSWDIIERDLYAAVCSFFKSGRMVKQANCTLISLIPKKSIVASVLDYKPISCWNVPYVIAVKETLSEFALLSGLHANVVKTNIYFGGVSSEATSAILQATGFSMGQLPFKYFGISLSTSRVSVSIFDPLITKIQKSVLHWSFHSLTYGGKIQLLNSVVFGIDNYWCGEKWSSKVGRAFVLLGQSSYNLLYGCSMKLATQDNIQKRGFQFASRCCLCETHVDDHDHLFFSCSFSANIWGSILTWMNLPNITAPLSHILASCLFGKNRKDWKTSWYFTSIAAAVNQIWWERDLRTFCQRKNDAVGII